AGAAACAAGTAGTACTGAAACAATAATTGAAATAAATGCGTAAAGTAATCCTTTTTTCTCTAAATCGTTTAACGCATGCATATCTTCTGAATCATCTGTGTTTAAATATTTAGAGTCATACGTACCTAGACGTGGTTCGACGATTTTATCTGAAACGAACCAACCGACTAACGTTAACACGAACACACTCGCTGCGATAAAGTAATAGTTCATCGCGACGTTCATCGTCTCAACGTACGCTGGATCGATCATTTTAGCTGCGTCCATTGAAAGTTCTGCGAGCATCGCATCCGTACCACTTAGTAAGAGGTTCGCACTAAACCCTGCAGATACCCCAGCAAACGCTGCAGCAAGTCCTGCGATTGGGTGTCTACCAAGTGCTAAGAAAATAACTGCCCCTAGTGGTGGTAATACAACGTATCCTGCGTCACTTGCGAGTGACGACATAATCCCTGCAAACACTAACCCTGCAGTAATTAAAGACTTCGGAATTGCTAAAATAAAACCACGTAACGCTGCAGAAATTAAACCAGAGCGTTCTGCGATACCAATACCAAGCATCGTTGTAAGTACGACACCTAATGGTGCGAAGTTGATAAAGTTATCGACCATATTTTCAAATATATATGTAATTCCGTCTTTACTTAATAAGTTATTGACCTCAATGATTTCGTTTTTGTCACCTGGATGCGCGACTGAAATTCCTATCGCAGATAAAATCGCAGAAGCGACTAATGTTAAAACTGCTAGCAGGAAAAACAAAGTCACAGGGTGTGGTAACTTATTCCCAGATTTCTCAACGAAGTCGAGAAACTTCTGGAACACGCCACCCTTTTTATTAATGTTCTCCATATATAAACCCCCATTAAAAGTATATATCTGTCTATTCTGTCAGAAAATATACAATATTTCAATAGGGGTTTAAGTATATCTCATATTCAAATGTTTAATTGAACTTCCTTTTCTCGTACTCTTCTAATCCTTCATTTCTAAGAATACAAGCCGGGCACTCTCCACACCCTGATCCTTTTATACCGTTATAACACGTGAGCGTTTCATTTTTAACATAATCAAATACACCGAGTTCATCTGCCATTTCCCACACTTCACTTTTATCCTTATCCATAAGTGGTGTGTCAATTTTAATATGACGATCGAGTCCTAGATGTATCGCATGCTCTAACGCTGTAACAAAGTCACTTCTACAATCCGGATAACCACTAAAATCAGTTTCACTGACACCTGTTACAATCGTATCAGCACCGATTTGATACGCCGCGATACTCGCGATATTAAAAAATAATATGTTTCGACCAGGGACAAATGTATTCGGCACGTCACCATCTGATTTTATGTCGATATCTCTCGTTAACGCATTTTCTGTTAAATCGTTAATTAACGATACATCGATACAAGTGTTTTTTACGTTAAAATCTTTTGCGATTTTTTGAGCGATTTCAACTTCTTCAGCGTGTCTTTGATTATAGTGAAACGTGATTGTTTCTACTTCATCGTAATGTTTTAATGCGTATGCTAAACATGTCGTACTGTCTTGACCACCACTAAATACAATTAATGCTTTAGACATATAAACTTCCTATCTATTATCAATTATTTCAGGATACATATCGTGTTCAAAAAGACGTTTTTCAGCCATTTTTTCAAATTTCGTTCCTGGTTTACCGTAGTTTGCATATGGATTCGATTGAAATTCCACCTCGCGGTGTGAATTTACCCCACACTTCAATATATTTTGGATCCATTAAGTCGATTAAATCTCTCATAATCGTGTTCACAGCTGCTTCATGAAAGCCTCCATGATTTCTATAGCTAAATAAGTATAACTTTAAAGATTTACTCTCTACCATTTTAATATCCGGGATATAACTAATATAAATCGTTGCGAAATCTGGTTGATTCGTCATCGGACACAGTGTCGTAAATTCTGGACAATTAAACTTCACCATATAATCCATTTCAGGATGACTATTATCAAACGTCTCTAACACACTGTTATCATACGTTGTCGGATATTGAACATTTTGATTTCCGAGTAATGTTAAGTCTTTCATCGTGTCGTCTTTCATTATAATTCTCCTTTAATTATAGTCTTATCCAGTATATAAGAAACAAATAAAAAATAGAACCACTGATGTGGTTCTATATACTCTCTATTACATGTTTTCTACTAATAAGTCACCGAACTCAGAAGTTTTCACTTCTGTTGCATTGTCCATTAGTCTCGCGAAGTCGTATGTGACTGTTTTGTTAGCAATTGTCGTTTCCATAGATTTGTTAATTAACTCAGCTGCTTCTTTCCAACCGAGGTGTTCTAACATAAGTACTGCAGATAAAATTACTGATGACGGGTTCACAACGTCTAAACCAGCATATTTAGGTGCTGTACCATGAGTCGCTTCAAAGATTGCATGTCCTGTGTCGTAGTTAATGTTCGCACCTGGTGCGATCCCTACTCCACCAACTTGTGCTGCAAGCGCGTCAGAGATGTAGTCTCCGTTTAAGTTCATCGTTGCAACAACTGAGTGATCTAATGGATTTAATAGAATTTGTTGTAAGAAGATATCTGCGATTGAGTCCTGGATAATGACCTTACCTGCTTTAACCGCTTCATCTTGTGCTTTGTTTGCAGCTTCTTTACCTTCTTTTTCAACGATTCTATCGTATTCATCCCATGTGAATACTTTGTCACCATATTCTCTTTCAGCTAACTCGTAACCCCATTTTTTAAATCCACCTTCAGTGAATTTCATGATGTTACCTTTATGAACGAGTGTAACAGTCGGTTTATTATGCTCTAGTGCATATTCAATTGCGGCTCTAATTAAGCGTTCAGAACCTTCTTTAGATACTGGTTTAACACCAATTCCAGATGTTTTTGGGAAACGAATGTTAGTCACATTCATTTCATCTTGTAAGAAGTTGATCAGCTTTTTAGCATCATCGCTACCTGATTCAAACTCGATACCTGCGTATATGTCTTCAGTGTTTTCACGGAAAATCGCCATATCGACGTCTTCAGGATTTTTAACTGGTGATGGTACACCGCTGTAATGTCTTACTGGACGTAAGCATACGTAGAGATCAAGTTGTTGTCTTAACGCAACGTTTAATGAACGGATACCTCCACCGATTGGTGTAGTAAGTGGTCCTTTAATTGCGATTAAGTACTCACTAATTTTGTCGAGTGTATCTTGTGGTAACCACTCGCCAGTTTTATCGAATGCTTTTTGTCCTGCGTAAACTTCTAACCATTCAATTTTCTTTTCACCGTTGTACGCTTTTTCAACAGCGCTATCGATTACTTTTTTAGCTGCTGGCCAAATATCTTTACCGATTCCGTCTCCTTCAATAAAAGGAATAATTGGTGTGTTTGGTACGTTTAAAACGCCGTCTTTTAAAGTAATTTTCTCTGCCATTATATAATCTCCTTTATGTGTATAAAATTATCTACTTTCAATTGGTTCGTATTTTCTACTCGTATATCCAGTGTACTCTGCGCGTGGACGAATGAGTCGGTTATTTGCATATTGTTCTAACATATGTGCAAGCCAACCTGACGTACGGCTGACAGCGAATATTGGAGTAAATAAATCATGTGAAATACCCATTGAGTGATACACTGATGCACTAAAGAAATCGACGTTTGGTAATAACCCTTTTTCTTCTTCTACAATTTCAGCAATGCGTGTAGACATTTCGTATAATTCAGGCTCACCTGTCTCTTCAGTTAACTTACGAGACATTTCTTTTAAGTACTTCGCACGCGGATCTCCTTCTTTATACACGCGATGACCGATACCCATAACTTTTTCTTTGTTTTCAAGTTTTTTATGGATGTATTCGTCAACTTTATCTAAACTACCGATTTCAGTTAACATGTTCATCACTTGTTCGTTTGCTCCGCCGTGAAGTGGTCCTTTTAATGCTCCAATCGCAGCAACTGTTCCTGAATATAAGTCAGATAACGTCGCAACACATACGCGAGCAGTAAATGTCGATGCGTTAATTTCGTGATCAGCATGTAAAATAAGTGCCTTTTCCATCGCTTCGACTTGTACATCTGTCGGTTCCTCACCGTATAACATATATAAGAAGTTTTTAGCAAAGCCGTATTCTTCTTTAGGTTTAACAACATCTAAACCTTTTCTAAAGCGGTCAAAGTTAGCAACAATCGCAGGAATCGCACCTTGAATACGGATTGATTTATTCATGTTTGCTTCTTCAGTTAAAATATCCGCTTCATCATCAAGCATACCTAGATATGAGATTGACGTTCTTAATGCAGCCATCGGCTGATTACCTGTTTTAGCGAAAATTTTAAACACTTCTTCGTCTTCATGAGCGAGTGACATATATTTAAATAAGTCCGCTTCAAATTGTTTTAACTCTTCTTCGTTTGGTAAGCGGTCGTTCCATAGTAAATAAACGACTTCTTCAAACGATGCATTTTCGGCTAAGTCATCAATTTCATAACCAGCATACGTTAGCTGAGTTCCGATAATTGAACTAATTCTTGACTCTCCAATTACTACACCTTCTAAACCAGCTTTCATTTCAGGCATAGAATTTAACCCCCCATATATCTTTAAACGATTTATTTAATTTCATTATAGCAAACTTTGTATATAGGTGCTTACGTTTAATTCATACACTTATTTGTGAATTTTATATCAAAAACTATTGTGACGATTGATATAGAACGGTCTTAAAACTTAAAATCACTAACATTTTTAATCATAACTAAAAATTAAGTTTCTTATACTTTTTAATAAGTTTAATTTATAACCAAAAAGAGAGTAGATAAACTACTCTCCTTTAGGTACTTCTATTTGTTCAACTTCTCCAATGTTTTCAAATGTTGCGAAGCCTTTAATATCATAATTTTCTTTATCATCTCTTAAAGTGCCTTCGACATCTGCACGCACAACCTTATAGTCAGCATTCACTTGAAGCGTTAATGATAAATTTTCAACATCATAATCTTGTAAATTAGATGCAAGTTCATTACTAAATATAGATAAATCTTCAATTGTCAGTAAATCGTAAGTAATGACGTAAACATCTTTATCTGTCTTAAGATCGCCTTTTGGTAATTCTTTAAGTTTTTCAACGAGCTCCCTATACGTTAACGGATTTAGTTCAATGTCACTCGTTTCAAATTCACCATTTGTTAAGACATTCTTTTCACCATTTACATCATATAATGTAAACACCGAGTCAGACGTATCAACTTCAAACTTTACATTTTCATCGTTATCAATAGTAACTATAAAGTTTAATTCGTCTTCATCATTCATCGTAAGCGTCCCACGCTCTTCATAAGAAATCACATCTTGGTTGTTCGCGACAACTTCGTCGATTAACGATTCTGACGTCATAGATTTATCTTGTTTAACTTCTTTTACTTCTTCTTCACCATCATTACTATTACTACATGCACTTAATAGTAAAGTTGCTGAAAAAATGCTTATGACAAGCTTTTTCATTCGGATCCTCCTTAATTACAGTACGTCTGCATGTCCACTATAAACGACATGCTGTTCACTGTCGACAGTAACTTTCATGCCTGGTTTTAATATATCAAACGCATCTGTTGCTCCAACGATTGTCGGTAACTCTAAATTTAAACCGACGATTGCTCCAGGACTTGTTAAACCACCTTCAACAGTAATTAACCCTGCCGCTTTAACTAAGTGAGGTGTCATTATACCATCAACTTTTTCTAGTAAAACGATTTTTCCTGTCGTATCAATTTTAGCAAGTTCATCATATGATTTCGCCATAACTACTTCACCGTAGCCTGTTAATTTTCCTATTCCTTGAGCGGTGATTAACGTATCTCCAACGACGTGTAACTTCATTAAGTTTGTCGTTCCAGCTTGTCCAGTCGGCACACCGGCTGTGATAATAATTAAATCACCTTCATTAGCGTATCCTTTTTCAACGACAGATTGCACTGAACCGTTTAATACTTCATCTGTATTACTCAGCTTTTTTGAAACAATCGGTTGAACACCCCATACGAGTCCAAGTTGTCTAGCGACGTGGTCATACGGAGTGACTGCGATAATATCACACTGTGGACGATATTTAGAAATCATTTTTGCAGTATGTCCAGATTCAGTTGCCGCAACAATTGCACGGCAGTTTAAGTTTAACGCAGTATGTGCTGCGGAAACTCCAATTGCTGTCGTAACTGTAGTATCTTGGACTTTCGTACGATCTGATAATAGCTTCTTATAGTCTTGTGCTGCTTCACTTGACTTCGCAATGTTTGCCATCGTTGTTACAGCTTCTACTGGATATTCACCAGCTGCTGTTTCTCCTGATAACATGACTGCGTCACTTCCGTCGTAAATTGCGTTCGCAACGTCACTCGCTTCTGCACGTGTACAGCGTGGATTATGTTGCATTGAATCTAACATTTGTGTTGCTGTAATGACTGGTTTCCCTGCAAAGTTACATTTTTTAATAAGCTCTTTTTGAGCAAGTGGTACAGCTTCTGTCGGAATTTCAACACCTAGATCTCCACGAGCAACCATTAAACCGTCTGATACGAGTAATATATCATCGATATTATCAATACCTTCTTGGTTTTCAATTTTAGGTATGATTTTAATGTAGCTACCGTTATTACCTTCGAGTAGTTCACGAATTTTTAATACGTCATCTTTTTTACGGATAAATGACGGTGCGATGAAATCTACTTCGTTTTCAATACCAAATAAAATGTCACTTTCATCTTTTTCAGTCATCGACGGTAAGTTCACTTTAACTTGAGGAACGTTTACACCTTTTTTATTTTTTACTTCACCTTCATTTAGAACTGTTGTATGAATAACTTCGTTATCATAATCAAGCGCATCGATTTTTAACGTAATAATTCCGTCATCGATTAAAATCTCGTCTCCTACTTTTACATCGTGAATCAGACCATTATAAGAAATCGATATTTTTTCAGAATCACCAAGCACTTCATTCATATGAACGGCAAGCTTTTGATTTTTAACAAGATGAACAACATCGTCTTTCATATTGTGCGTTCTAATCTCAGGACCTTTTGTATCGAGTAGAATACCGATATGTTTTTCAAGCTTTTTTGAAACTTTTCGAATCCTCTTAATACGATTTAAATGCTCTTCATGGTCTCCGTGTGAAAAGTTCAGTCTCGCGATGTTCATACCAGCGCGCATTAATTTTTCTAATGTTTCTTCACTTTCTGATGCTGGCCCAATCGTACAAATTATTTTAGTTCTACGCATAATATCCTCCTAAATAGATAGCTCATTAATTATATCAATGAGTGATATATCAATTTTCTTTTCATGATTTAAAACCGTGTCGTAATCGACATGTTTTATTGAATTCTGTGTTAAGTACACCATTTGTCCAGATTGTCCTTCTAGTAATAAATTGACAGCTTCATATCCGAATCGAGAAGCAAGTATACGGTCTTTTGAAGACGGTCGTCCCCCTCTTTGAATGTGTCCAAGGACACTAATTCGTGAATCTATATTTAATTGTTCACTTAATAGTTTACTACATTTTTCTGCAGACATAACCCCTTCTGCAACGATTATTATCGAATGTGTTTTCCCACGTTCAATCCCTCGTTTAATTTTTGTAGCAACGTCGTTAATATTATATGGTACTTCTGGTATTAAAACCGACTCTGCACCACTTGCGATGCCGCTATATAATGCGAGCATTCCACTATCTCTACCCATAACTTCAATAATAAATGTACGTTCGTGGCTCGTTGCTGTATCTCTTATTCTATCGACGGCTTCAACGACTGTGTTTAATGCTGAATCAAATCCAATGGAGCTTTCAGTAAATGGAATGTCGTTATCAATTGTTGCTGGAATCGATATTGTTTTAATTCCGTGTTTTTCAAGTGCATACGCACCTCTAAACGTCCCGTCTCCTCCGATAACAACGAGTCCTTCTATTTCAAATTCTTTTAAAATTTTAACTGCAATTTGCTGTATTTCTTCATCTTTAAATTCGTTACAGCGAGCAGAATATAATGCCGTTCCACCACGCTGAATAATATCACCGACGTCGGATAATTCCATGCGTATAATGTCTCCACGGAGCAAACCTAAAAAGCCGTGGGAGATTCCAAACACTTCTAAACCTCTATTAATACTCGTACGTACGACAGCTCGAACTGCTGCGTT
Above is a genomic segment from Nosocomiicoccus massiliensis containing:
- a CDS encoding AbgT family transporter; translation: MENINKKGGVFQKFLDFVEKSGNKLPHPVTLFFLLAVLTLVASAILSAIGISVAHPGDKNEIIEVNNLLSKDGITYIFENMVDNFINFAPLGVVLTTMLGIGIAERSGLISAALRGFILAIPKSLITAGLVFAGIMSSLASDAGYVVLPPLGAVIFLALGRHPIAGLAAAFAGVSAGFSANLLLSGTDAMLAELSMDAAKMIDPAYVETMNVAMNYYFIAASVFVLTLVGWFVSDKIVEPRLGTYDSKYLNTDDSEDMHALNDLEKKGLLYAFISIIVSVLLVSLLVAFPFSPMRGDEGSYMDQIIQSPFMSSLVPIIAILFFIPGLVYGLVTKTIKGEKDVAHQLTDTMNTMGTIIVLAFTAGQFVAYFAESNIGMVIGVYGAELLESLNLKGIPLIIGFILVTAFINLFIGSASAKWAMMAPIFVPILMQLGYSPELTTMAYRIADSSTNIITPLMTYFAVIIAFANKYVKDIGVGTLISIMLPYSIFFLITWSIFLIVWMLLGLPLGPNAPIVYP
- the queC gene encoding 7-cyano-7-deazaguanine synthase QueC: MSKALIVFSGGQDSTTCLAYALKHYDEVETITFHYNQRHAEEVEIAQKIAKDFNVKNTCIDVSLINDLTENALTRDIDIKSDGDVPNTFVPGRNILFFNIASIAAYQIGADTIVTGVSETDFSGYPDCRSDFVTALEHAIHLGLDRHIKIDTPLMDKDKSEVWEMADELGVFDYVKNETLTCYNGIKGSGCGECPACILRNEGLEEYEKRKFN
- the icd gene encoding NADP-dependent isocitrate dehydrogenase produces the protein MAEKITLKDGVLNVPNTPIIPFIEGDGIGKDIWPAAKKVIDSAVEKAYNGEKKIEWLEVYAGQKAFDKTGEWLPQDTLDKISEYLIAIKGPLTTPIGGGIRSLNVALRQQLDLYVCLRPVRHYSGVPSPVKNPEDVDMAIFRENTEDIYAGIEFESGSDDAKKLINFLQDEMNVTNIRFPKTSGIGVKPVSKEGSERLIRAAIEYALEHNKPTVTLVHKGNIMKFTEGGFKKWGYELAEREYGDKVFTWDEYDRIVEKEGKEAANKAQDEAVKAGKVIIQDSIADIFLQQILLNPLDHSVVATMNLNGDYISDALAAQVGGVGIAPGANINYDTGHAIFEATHGTAPKYAGLDVVNPSSVILSAVLMLEHLGWKEAAELINKSMETTIANKTVTYDFARLMDNATEVKTSEFGDLLVENM
- the citZ gene encoding citrate synthase → MPEMKAGLEGVVIGESRISSIIGTQLTYAGYEIDDLAENASFEEVVYLLWNDRLPNEEELKQFEADLFKYMSLAHEDEEVFKIFAKTGNQPMAALRTSISYLGMLDDEADILTEEANMNKSIRIQGAIPAIVANFDRFRKGLDVVKPKEEYGFAKNFLYMLYGEEPTDVQVEAMEKALILHADHEINASTFTARVCVATLSDLYSGTVAAIGALKGPLHGGANEQVMNMLTEIGSLDKVDEYIHKKLENKEKVMGIGHRVYKEGDPRAKYLKEMSRKLTEETGEPELYEMSTRIAEIVEEEKGLLPNVDFFSASVYHSMGISHDLFTPIFAVSRTSGWLAHMLEQYANNRLIRPRAEYTGYTSRKYEPIESR
- the pyk gene encoding pyruvate kinase yields the protein MRRTKIICTIGPASESEETLEKLMRAGMNIARLNFSHGDHEEHLNRIKRIRKVSKKLEKHIGILLDTKGPEIRTHNMKDDVVHLVKNQKLAVHMNEVLGDSEKISISYNGLIHDVKVGDEILIDDGIITLKIDALDYDNEVIHTTVLNEGEVKNKKGVNVPQVKVNLPSMTEKDESDILFGIENEVDFIAPSFIRKKDDVLKIRELLEGNNGSYIKIIPKIENQEGIDNIDDILLVSDGLMVARGDLGVEIPTEAVPLAQKELIKKCNFAGKPVITATQMLDSMQHNPRCTRAEASDVANAIYDGSDAVMLSGETAAGEYPVEAVTTMANIAKSSEAAQDYKKLLSDRTKVQDTTVTTAIGVSAAHTALNLNCRAIVAATESGHTAKMISKYRPQCDIIAVTPYDHVARQLGLVWGVQPIVSKKLSNTDEVLNGSVQSVVEKGYANEGDLIIITAGVPTGQAGTTNLMKLHVVGDTLITAQGIGKLTGYGEVVMAKSYDELAKIDTTGKIVLLEKVDGIMTPHLVKAAGLITVEGGLTSPGAIVGLNLELPTIVGATDAFDILKPGMKVTVDSEQHVVYSGHADVL
- the pfkA gene encoding 6-phosphofructokinase, which gives rise to MKRIAVLTSGGDAPGMNAAVRAVVRTSINRGLEVFGISHGFLGLLRGDIIRMELSDVGDIIQRGGTALYSARCNEFKDEEIQQIAVKILKEFEIEGLVVIGGDGTFRGAYALEKHGIKTISIPATIDNDIPFTESSIGFDSALNTVVEAVDRIRDTATSHERTFIIEVMGRDSGMLALYSGIASGAESVLIPEVPYNINDVATKIKRGIERGKTHSIIIVAEGVMSAEKCSKLLSEQLNIDSRISVLGHIQRGGRPSSKDRILASRFGYEAVNLLLEGQSGQMVYLTQNSIKHVDYDTVLNHEKKIDISLIDIINELSI